From one Populus alba chromosome 17, ASM523922v2, whole genome shotgun sequence genomic stretch:
- the LOC118060421 gene encoding acyl-coenzyme A thioesterase 2, chloroplastic, whose amino-acid sequence MRPLRKSLLEPNPKSSSLHKALSSQFTYSLDRPPAPKPHFNETTNTHFPFSRNQQKHHSNNGQTNTLLFNSLHKLKPTSSTLLSSQTRLFSCSSSFFSLSRSHFGKEPVFKVIFHDPISSKFIQRRAFSSENSNPENAVSGENYSQSIDAGSSMRKPISLWPGMYHSPVSNALWEARSRIFEEPNDSGTSETELVAKSPSKSSTSICYKFSSDFILREQYRNPWNKIRMGKLIEDLDALAGTISYKHCCNDDGSTRPLLLVTASVDRIVLKKPILIDADLNIVGAVTWVGRSSMEIQMEVIQPTEGATNPSDAVALVANFTFVARDTKTGKSALVNQISPETDKEKLLWEEAEKRNKMRKKKKAEKKRDPENEDMERLNALLSEGRVFSDMPALADRDSILIQDTRHENTFICQPQQRNIHGRIFGGFLMRKAFELAFSNAYAFAGAAPLFVEVDHVDFFKPVDVGNFLRLKSCVLYTELENPAEPLINVEVVAHVTRPELRSSEVSNKFCFTFTVLHEATKDGLRIRNVVPATEEEARRVLERMDAEYSQIAKS is encoded by the exons ATGAGACCACTGAGAAAATCACTCCTTGAACCTAACCCTAAATCATCATCACTCCACAAAGCCCTTTCTTCACAGTTCACTTACTCTCTTGATCGGCCTCCAGCACCAAAACCCCACTTCAATGAGACCACCAACACCCACTTTCCATTTTCAAGAAACCAACAAAAACATCACTCCAACAATGGACAAACCAATACCCTCTTGTTCAATTCCCTACACAAACTAAAACCCACTTCAAGTACTTTGTTGTCTAGCCAAACGAGGTTGTTTTCATGTTCAAGTTCCTTTTTTTCGCTTTCAAGATCTCATTTTGGCAAAGAACCCGTCTTTAAAGTTATATTTCATGATCCAATCTCTAGTAAATTCATTCAAAGAAGGGccttttcaagtgaaaattcAAACCCGGAAAATGCTGTATCTGGGGAGAACTACTCACAGTCGATTGATGCAGGGTCTTCTATGAGAAAACCAATTAGTTTGTGGCCTGGAATGTACCATTCTCCTGTGTCTAACGCCTTATGGGAAGCAAGATCAAGGATTTTTGAGGAGCCTAATGATTCTGGGACTTCAGAGACTGAATTGGTTGCGAAAAGTCCATCAAAGAGCAGTACTAGCATTTGTTATAAGTTTTCTTCTGATTTTATACTCAGAGAGCAGTATAGGAACCCATGGAATAAGATTAGAATGGGGAAGTTGATTGAAGATCTTGATGCTCTTGCTGGAACCATTTCCTATAAG CATTGCTGCAATGATGATGGCTCAACTAGGCCTTTGCTATTGGTCACTGCTTCTGTTGATAGGATAGTTTTGAAAAAGCCAATCCTCATTGATGCTGATTTGAATATAGTTGGTGCTGTTACATGGGTTGGGAGGTCATCCATGGAGATTCAGATGGAAGTGATTCAACCCACTGAAG GGGCCACCAATCCATCAGATGCAGTTGCTCTTGTAGCAAATTTCACATTTGTTGCTCGTGATACAAAGACAGGAAAATCAGCTCTTGTTAACCAGATCTCACCTGAAACTGATAAAGAGAAATTGCTCTGGGAAGAggcagaaaaaagaaacaagatgaggaaaaagaagaaagcggaaaagaaaagggatccTGAGAATGAGGATATGGAAAGGCTCAATGCATTGTTGTCTGAAGGGAGGGTTTTCAGTGACATGCCAGCATTGGCAGACAGAGATAGCATTCTTATACAAGATACTCGTCATGAGAACACTTTTATTTGTCAGCCACAGCAGAGGAACATTCATGGTCGTATTTTTGGAGGATTTTTGATGCGCAAGGCATTTGAACTGGCCTTCTCGAATGCTTATGCATTTGCTGGTGCAGCACCACTCTTTGTTGAAGTTGATCATGTTGATTTCTTCAAACCT GTGGATGTTGGAAATTTCCTTCGCTTGAAGTCTTGTGTTTTATACACAGAACTCGAGAACCCGGCTGAACCTCTGATTAACGTGGAAGTTGTTGCTCATGTTACAAGGCCTGAGCTAAGGTCTAGCGAG GTATCAAACAAATTCTGTTTTACATTCACTGTCCTTCATGAGGCCACTAAAGATGGATTGAGGATTCGGAATGTTGTTCCAGCTACAGAAGAAGAAGCACGTCGAGTTCTTGAACGCATGGATGCTGAATACTCCCAGATTGCAAAATCGTGA
- the LOC118060420 gene encoding formin-like protein 2, whose amino-acid sequence MFNYLQKRTLMATATTSASVTINILLLLLLLHLHFTTTTSTTHHRHLLHQPFFPLTPSITPTQPPSSSPQPQPKYPFTATPGNNNNHSNPQKPFFPTLPSPPPPPPSTPTLSTFPANISSLLLPHQSSSPHHNLIIAISISLSLLFAALLALFSAFFIYSRRKTQPFSPQKGSGSENLRLYPQNTIPSDGSPKPPKLPHRPGVVSTSSEFLYLGTLVNSQAGIDDPDKLTSSNNTGLKIGVSSSSSSQYQKLGSPELRPLPPLPRHNYTPTYRSGEVLVSSSKEEDEVDRDTDEEEEFFSPRGSSGRKETSHESPVRVDSISRREIQGTQGEVFGSKSFNSRTASYPESNFCSPSKSVSSSVSPVSNSSLRSGESKSPETIISFPAPFPSIKRSSPPISLSSSGRDSGEMQSSLERNLGFSGQNEQVPVRIESASKQFVPVKLPPPPPPPPPPRFWEMPMGVRVTQEMNLGSSGPPVLVTPTRSVLVQNHAMPVLANEQMQSKGSVERNEESMKPKLKPLHWDKVRASSDRAMVWDQIKSSSFQLNEEMIETLFMVNNSNLNLKDHNGRRLSLPLLNQENTVLDPKKSQNIAILLRALNVTIEEVCEALLEGNSDTLGTELLESLSKMAPTKEEEYKLKDFKDESPFKLGPAEKFLKEVLDVPFAFKRVDAMLYIASFDSEIEYLRRSFETLEAACEELKNSRMFLKLLEAVLKTGNRMNVGTNRGDAQAFKLDTLLKLVDIKGTDGKTTLLHFVVQEIIRSEGSRLCDTNQDQTAQKTQQSAFQDEVQFRKLGLQVVSGLSGELTNVKKSAAMDSDVLSSEVAKLAAGMTKITEVLKLNEEIVLKESSWKFSESMNGFMKKAEEEIVRLQAQEKAALSLVKEITEYFHGNSAKVEARPFWIFMVVRDFISILDHVCKEVGKINERTIYSSVRPMPLNPTLAPVFPGLVGRLHDGSSDDETPPSS is encoded by the exons ATGTTTAATTACCTTCAAAAACGTACATTGATGGCCACTGCTACTACTAGTGCTAGTGTTACAATAAAtattctcctcctccttctcctcctccatcTTCACTTCACTACGACAACCTCCACCACTCACCACCGACACCTCCTCCACCAACCCTTTTTCCCATTAACCCCCTCCATTACACCAACACAGCCTCCCTCCTCGTCTCCTCAACCCCAACCCAAATATCCTTTCACCGCCACCCCcggcaacaacaacaaccacagTAACCCACAAAAGCCCTTCTTCCCTACCCTCCCTTCgcctccaccacctcctccttcCACTCCCACTCTATCAACTTTCCCTGCTAACATCTCCTCCCTCCTTCTCCCCCACCAATCCTCCTCTCCTCACCACAACCTCATTATAGCAATTTCcatctccctctccctccttTTCGCTGCTCTCTTAGCCTTATTTTCAGCCTTCTTCATCTATTCTCGCAGAAAAACCCAGCCTTTTAGCCCTCAAAAGGGTTCAGGATCAGAAAATCTCCGCCTTTATCCTCAGAACACTATCCCTTCAGATGGTTCTCCTAAACCTCCGAAGCTCCCACACCGTCCTGGTGTTGTAAGCACAAGCTCAGAGTTCCTTTACTTGGGCACATTAGTGAACTCTCAAGCTGGCATTGATGATCCAGACAAGCTAACTTCATCCAACAATACTGGTCTTAAGATTGGTGTTTCCTCGTCATCTTCTTCACAGTATCAAAAACTCGGGTCTCCTGAGCTGAGACCGTTGCCTCCATTGCCTAGACATAATTACACACCAACTTATAGAAGTGGTGAAGTTCTTGTTAGTTCtagtaaagaagaagatgaagttgATAGAGATACTGACGAGGAAGAAGAGTTCTTTTCACCAAGAGGGTCTTCTGGAAGGAAAGAGACTAGTCATGAGAGTCCAGTTCGTGTTGATTCAATTTCTAGAAGAGAGATTCAAGGGACTCAAGGAGAGGTTTTTGGGTctaaaagttttaattcaagGACTGCTTCATATCCAGAATCAAACTTTTGTTCTCCATCAAAATCTGTGTCCAGCAGTGTGTCTCCAGTATCGAATTCTAGCCTTAGAAGTGGAGAATCTAAGTCTCCTGAAACTATTATTAGTTTTCCTGCTCCGTTTCCGTCCATTAAGCGATCCTCGCCACCCATTTCTTTATCATCATCAGGGAGAGATTCAGGGGAGATGCAGAGTTCTTTGGAGCGAAATCTGGGTTTTTCGGGACAGAATGAGCAGGTTCCAGTGAGGATAGAGAGTGCTAGTAAACAATTTGTGCCAGTAAAACTGCCACCACCgcctccaccacctccaccaccacggTTTTGGGAGATGCCAATGGGAGTTAGAGTGACTCAGGAAATGAATTTGGGGAGTTCAGGGCCTCCAGTTCTCGTTACGCCTACAAGGTCTGTTTTAGTTCAAAATCATGCAATGCCAGTTTTGGCCAATGAGCAAATGCAAAGCAAAGGTAGTGTTGAGAGGAATGAGGAGAGTATGAAACCAAAGTTGAAGCCTTTACATTGGGATAAAGTTAGAGCAAGCTCGGATCGGGCTATGGTGTGGGATCAGATAAAATCTAGCTCTTTTCA GTTGAATGAGGAAATGATTGAGACACTTTTTATGGTGAATAATTCGAATTTGAACTTGAAGGATCACAATGGAAGGCGGCTTTCGCTTCCATTGCTGAACCAGGAGAATACAGTACTTGATCCAAAGAAGTCCCAGAATATTGCAATATTGTTGAGGGCTCTTAATGTGACCATTGAAGAAGTCTGTGAAGCCCTTTTGGAAG GCAATTCAGATACTCTGGGAACAGAACTTCTTGAAAGTCTATCAAAGATGGCTCCGactaaagaagaagaatacaAACTAAAAGACTTCAAGGATGAATCACCGTTCAAGCTAGGCCCTGCTGAGAAATTTCTCAAGGAAGTGCTTGATGTTCCTTTTGCATTCAAGAGGGTTGATGCAATGCTTTATATTGCGAGTTTTGATTCAGAAATTGAGTATCTGCGGAGGTCTTTTGAAACACTGGAG GCAGCTTGTGAGGAATTGAAGAACAGCAGAATGTTCTTGAAACTTCTAGAAGCAGTGCTCAAGACTGGGAACCGCATGAATGTTGGCACCAATCGCGGCGATGCCCAAGCCTTCAAGCTTGACACACTCCTGAAACTTGTTGATATTAAAGGCACTGATGGGAAAACCACTCTCTTGCATTTTGTTGTTCAGGAAATCATCAGGTCTGAAGGTTCTCGCCTTTGTGATACAAACCAGGATCAAACAGCTCAGAAAACTCAACAATCAGCATTCCAAGATGAAGTTCAGTTTAGAAAGCTTGGTTTGCAAGTAGTTTCAGGTTTGAGTGGAGAGCTTACCAATGTAAAGAAATCCGCTGCAATGGATTCAGATGTGCTTAGCAGTGAAGTTGCGAAACTTGCTGCTGGAATGACAAAAATTACGGAAGTTCTGAAACTAAATGAAGAAATTGTGTTGAAGGAGAGTAGCTGGAAGTTCTCAGAGTCGATGAATGGGTTCATGAAGAAGGCAGAGGAAGAAATTGTAAGGCTTCAAGCACAGGAAAAGGCTGCTCTCTCTCTGGTGAAGGAAATAACCGAGTATTTCCATGGGAACTCAGCTAAGGTAGAAGCTCGCCCATTCTGGATTTTTATGGTGGTGAGGGATTTTATTTCCATTCTTGATCATGTATGCAAAGAGGTTGGAAAGATCAATGAAAGGACCATATACAGTTCAGTCCGTCCCATGCCTTTAAATCCAACACTTGCACCAGTTTTTCCAGGACTTGTTGGAAGGCTTCACGATGGTTCCTCGGATGATGAAACTCCACCGTCATCTTAA